A region of Thermobifida halotolerans DNA encodes the following proteins:
- a CDS encoding enoyl-CoA hydratase-related protein, with the protein MSLETSLTDRVGLIELNRPDRMNAMTVDLVRSLGDEAASLVERGARALVLTGRGPAFCAGADLSLVDRALAEEPAPVLTPLVEELHRSLKRLRGLPVPLVAAVEGPAVGAGMGLALCADLRILGEGARLVPGYMGIGSSPDGGVSYFLTRMLGSARALSLLLRNQPVSAAEAAALGLAEPAVPDGSARQAALALARSLTSAPPLALLRARELVDRASTLGFAEQLDLEQERVSELWKTHDFTEGVRAFLQRRPPEFRGD; encoded by the coding sequence GTGTCCTTGGAGACCTCGCTCACCGACCGGGTGGGCCTCATCGAACTGAACCGCCCCGACCGGATGAACGCCATGACGGTCGACCTGGTCCGCTCCCTGGGAGACGAGGCGGCCTCCCTGGTGGAGCGGGGCGCCCGCGCCCTGGTGCTGACCGGGCGCGGCCCGGCGTTCTGCGCCGGGGCCGACCTGTCCCTGGTCGACCGGGCCCTGGCCGAAGAGCCCGCTCCGGTGCTCACCCCCCTGGTGGAGGAACTGCACCGCTCCCTCAAGCGGCTCCGCGGCCTGCCGGTGCCGCTGGTCGCCGCCGTGGAGGGGCCCGCGGTGGGGGCCGGGATGGGCCTCGCCCTGTGCGCCGACCTCCGCATCCTCGGCGAGGGCGCCCGGCTGGTCCCCGGTTACATGGGCATCGGCTCCTCCCCCGACGGCGGGGTGTCGTACTTCCTGACCCGGATGCTGGGGTCGGCCCGGGCCCTGTCGCTGCTGCTGCGCAACCAGCCGGTCTCCGCGGCCGAGGCCGCGGCACTGGGGCTGGCCGAACCGGCCGTGCCCGACGGTTCGGCGCGCCAGGCCGCCCTGGCACTCGCCCGGTCGCTGACCTCCGCTCCCCCGCTGGCCCTGCTGCGGGCGCGTGAACTGGTCGACCGGGCGAGCACTCTGGGGTTCGCCGAGCAGTTGGACCTGGAGCAGGAGCGGGTCTCCGAGCTGTGGAAGACCCACGACTTCACCGAGGGGGTGCGGGCCTTCCTGCAGCGGCGTCCGCCCGAGTTCCGCGGCGACTGA